One genomic region from Cataglyphis hispanica isolate Lineage 1 chromosome 11, ULB_Chis1_1.0, whole genome shotgun sequence encodes:
- the LOC126852634 gene encoding septin-2 isoform X1, giving the protein MLLFIPHAPYTPGSAYNPPLSLSLSLSRSVHSPARECIRRRARPTIDRPVDSAPAQVDRTNRGIHEPPSALVRLVDCWFSRCYARRRTEASLDAAIMSAIMSGDRDYIGFATLPEQVHRKSVKRGFEFTLMVLGETGLGKSTLINSLFLGDLYKDRRIPDAAERVAKTTSIEKKTMDIEERGVRLRLTIVDTPGFGDAVNCEDTWKACSAYIDEQFRQYFTDESGLNRKNIQDNRVHCCLYFIPPYGHGLRQIDLEVLRRLHRKVNVVPVIAKADTLTTHEVKKLKERILADIEEHEIQIYQFPDCDSDEDEEFKQQDKELKACIPFAVVGSSTVLEVAGRKVRGRQYPWGVVEVENPKHSDFVKLRTMLISTHMQDLKDVTQDVHYENFRAQCISQISQQAIRERRYLRIKLKRDSGPHFENSISDTDRLLLQKDEEIRRMQDILAQMQEKLKATGQVGGVGLRGRVGSLGNDLDSADVEKKRNSIIDV; this is encoded by the exons ATGTTACTATTTATTCCGCACGCGCCATACACGCCCGGTTCGGCTTATaacccccctctctctctctctctctctctctctcggagcGTGCACAGCCCGGCGAGAGAGTGCATTCGTAGGAGAGCACGACCGACTATTGATCGGCCGGTCGACAGTGCGCCAGCGCAAGTCGACCGGACGAACCGAGGCATTCACGAGCCGCCCTCGGCCTTAGTGCGTTTGGTCGACTGTTGGTTTAGCCGCTGTTATGCTCGTCGTCGCACCGAAGCGTCCTTAGATGCTGCCATCATGTCTGCCATCATGTCCGGTG ACAGGGATTATATCGGCTTCGCGACGCTACCGGAGCAAGTGCACCGAAAATCGGTGAAGAGGGGCTTCGAGTTCACCCTGATGGTGTTGGGTGAGACCGGCCTTGGCAAGTCGACGCTCATAAACAGCCTCTTTCTCGGCGATCTGTACAAAGACCGGCGAATACCGGATGCGGCAG AGCGCGTGGCTAAGACCACCTCTATCGAGAAAAAGACAATGGATATAGAGGAGCGCGGCGTTCGGCTCCGTTTGACGATCGTAGACACGCCAG GATTCGGCGATGCGGTAAATTGCGAGGACACGTGGAAAGCATGCTCGGCTTACATCGACGAACAATTTCGCCAGTACTTTACGGACGAAAGTGGATtaaataggaaaaatattcaagataacAGAGTACATTGTTGTTTGTACTTTATACCACCGTACGGTCACGG CCTCAGGCAAATTGATCTCGAGGTATTGCGGCGTTTACATCGGAAAGTTAACGTCGTTCCCGTGATAGCGAAAGCGGATACTTTAACCACTCACGAggtgaaaaaattgaaagaacgGATTTTGGCAGATATCGAGGAGCACGAGATTCAG ATATACCAATTTCCGGATTGCGACAGCGACGAGGACGAAGAATTCAAGCAACAGGATAAAGAGCTAAAAGCTTGTATACCGTTCGCGGTTGTCGGCAGCTCGACAGTACTGGAGGTTGCAGGAAGAAAAGTCCGCGGCCGGCAATATCCGTGGGGCGTAGTGGAAG TCGAGAACCCGAAGCACAGTGACTTCGTCAAACTAAGGACGATGCTAATATCGACGCATATGCAGGATCTAAAGGACGTCACGCAGGACGTTCACTACGAGAATTTTCGGGCCCAATGTATTTCTCAAATTTCGCAGCAAGCGATCCGGGAACGGAGGTATTTAcgcat TAAATTGAAAAGAGATTCCGGACCGCATTTCGAGAACAGTATATCCGACACCGACCGGCTTCTTTTACAAAAGGACGAAGAG ataCGAAGGATGCAAGATATCCTGGCGCAGATGCAAGAGAAGCTCAAAGCGACCGGTCAAGTCGGCGGTGTCGGATTGAGGGGCCGTGTCGGCAGTCTCGGCAACGATTTAGATTCCGCGGACGTCGAGAAGAAACGGAATAGTATTATAGACGTTTGA
- the LOC126852640 gene encoding fructose-1,6-bisphosphatase 1, with translation MTSKDIMDSDCMTLTRFVLAEQRKVPTATGDLTQLLNSIQTAVKAVSSAVRKAGIANMYGIAGNINVQGEEVKKLDVLSNELFINMLTSSFTTCVLVSEENQHAIEVETEKRGKYIVCFDPLDGSSNIDCLVSVGSIFGIYKKPEQSGTTAVVLQPGRSLIAAGYALYGSATMIVLSIGRGVNGFTYDPAIGEFILTEKNMRMPDRGNIYSINEGNESTWDSSIKEYIRSKKYPTTGKPYSARYVGSMVADVHRTVKYGGIFLYPASKSNPNGKLRLLYECVPMAFIIKEAGGLATNGKIDILDIVPDDIHQRSPIFLGSKEDVNDVMAYIKSKDD, from the exons ATGACATCAAAAGACATAATGGACTCGGACTGCATGACGCTGACGAGATTCGTGTTGGCGGAACAGCGCAAGGTGCCGACGGCGACCGGCGATCTCACGCAGCTGTTGAACAGCATACAGACTGCCGTGAAGGCCGTCAGCTCGGCCGTGAGGAAGGCCGGTATCGCTAACAT GTACGGTATCGCCGGTAATATCAACGTTCAGGGCGAGGAAGTCAAGAAGCTGGACGTTCTAAGCAACGAGCTCTTCATCAACATGCTGACATCCTCCTTCACCACGTGTGTGCTCGTGAGCGAGGAGAACCAGCATGCCATCGAGGTAGAGACGGAGAAGCGCGGCAAGTACATCGTTTGCTTCGATCCTCTCGACGGCTCGTCCAACATCGATTGCCTCGTCTCGGTGGGCTCGATCTTCGGAATTTACAAGAAACCCGAACAATCCGGGACTACCGCCGTCGTCCTGCAACCGGGACGAAGTTTGATCGCGGCGGGATACGCTCTCTACGGATCGGCGACCATGATAGTGCTCTCGATCGGTCGCGGAGTTAATGGATTCACGTACGATCCGGCCATCGGAGAATTTATATTGACCGAGAAGAACATGCGTATGCCCGATAGAGGGAATATATATAG cATTAATGAAGGTAACGAGAGCACATGGGACTCGtctattaaagaatatatacgatCGAAAAAATATCCCACAACCGGAAAACCCTATAGCGCAAGATACGTGGGTTCCATGGTCGCCGATGTACACCGAACGGTTAAATACGGCGGTATCTTCCTATATCCCGCGAGCAAGAGCAATCCCAATGGCAAG CTGCGACTTTTGTACGAGTGTGTACCCATGGCTTTTATAATCAAGGAAGCAGGTGGTCTGGCAACAAACGGCAAGATTGATATTCTGGATATCGTTCCGGACGACATTCATCAGAGATCACCAATTTTCTTAGGTTCCAAGGAGGATGTCAACGACGTAATGGCgtatataaaaagcaaagaCGACTGA
- the LOC126852643 gene encoding pro-resilin-like, whose product MIQKAVLLAMVLVGVQNEPQGPAYLPPSSRPAPGGGGGIGHPDDWAGDPANYEFSYEVQDAATNLDFGHREMRKDMEATGTYHVLLPDGRTQIVDYVADQDGYRPMIRYEGTASYPAPGAAPGAAPGGQEEGYRY is encoded by the exons ATGATTCAGAAG GCGGTACTTTTAGCAATGGTCTTGGTAGGAGTTCAGAATGAACCGCAAGGCCCGGCCTATCTTCCGCCCAGCTCTCGACCAGCTCCAGGAGGAGGGGGCGGGATTGGTCATCCGGATGATTGGGCCGGT gatCCGGCAAACTACGAGTTCTCGTATGAGGTTCAAGACGCGGCGACGAATCTGGACTTTGGTCATCGTGAGATGAGGAAAGACATGGAAGCCACCGGAACTTATCACGTACTACTACCGGATGGTAGGACCCAGATTGTCGATTACGTCGCCGATCAAGACGGATATCGGCCGATGATACGATACGAGGGAACCGCCTCTTATCCCGCGCCGGGAGCTGCGCCAGGAGCTGCACCTGGAGGACAGGAGGAGGGCTACAGATATTAa
- the LOC126852634 gene encoding septin-2 isoform X2: protein MLLFIPHAPYTPGSAYNPPLSLSLSLSRSVHSPARECIRRRARPTIDRPVDSAPAQVDRTNRGIHEPPSALVRLVDCWFSRCYARRRTEASLDAAIMSAIMSGDRDYIGFATLPEQVHRKSVKRGFEFTLMVLGETGLGKSTLINSLFLGDLYKDRRIPDAAERVAKTTSIEKKTMDIEERGVRLRLTIVDTPGFGDAVNCEDTWKACSAYIDEQFRQYFTDESGLNRKNIQDNRVHCCLYFIPPYGHGLRQIDLEVLRRLHRKVNVVPVIAKADTLTTHEVKKLKERILADIEEHEIQIYQFPDCDSDEDEEFKQQDKELKACIPFAVVGSSTVLEVAGRKVRGRQYPWGVVEVENPKHSDFVKLRTMLISTHMQDLKDVTQDVHYENFRAQCISQISQQAIRERSKLKRDSGPHFENSISDTDRLLLQKDEEIRRMQDILAQMQEKLKATGQVGGVGLRGRVGSLGNDLDSADVEKKRNSIIDV, encoded by the exons ATGTTACTATTTATTCCGCACGCGCCATACACGCCCGGTTCGGCTTATaacccccctctctctctctctctctctctctctcggagcGTGCACAGCCCGGCGAGAGAGTGCATTCGTAGGAGAGCACGACCGACTATTGATCGGCCGGTCGACAGTGCGCCAGCGCAAGTCGACCGGACGAACCGAGGCATTCACGAGCCGCCCTCGGCCTTAGTGCGTTTGGTCGACTGTTGGTTTAGCCGCTGTTATGCTCGTCGTCGCACCGAAGCGTCCTTAGATGCTGCCATCATGTCTGCCATCATGTCCGGTG ACAGGGATTATATCGGCTTCGCGACGCTACCGGAGCAAGTGCACCGAAAATCGGTGAAGAGGGGCTTCGAGTTCACCCTGATGGTGTTGGGTGAGACCGGCCTTGGCAAGTCGACGCTCATAAACAGCCTCTTTCTCGGCGATCTGTACAAAGACCGGCGAATACCGGATGCGGCAG AGCGCGTGGCTAAGACCACCTCTATCGAGAAAAAGACAATGGATATAGAGGAGCGCGGCGTTCGGCTCCGTTTGACGATCGTAGACACGCCAG GATTCGGCGATGCGGTAAATTGCGAGGACACGTGGAAAGCATGCTCGGCTTACATCGACGAACAATTTCGCCAGTACTTTACGGACGAAAGTGGATtaaataggaaaaatattcaagataacAGAGTACATTGTTGTTTGTACTTTATACCACCGTACGGTCACGG CCTCAGGCAAATTGATCTCGAGGTATTGCGGCGTTTACATCGGAAAGTTAACGTCGTTCCCGTGATAGCGAAAGCGGATACTTTAACCACTCACGAggtgaaaaaattgaaagaacgGATTTTGGCAGATATCGAGGAGCACGAGATTCAG ATATACCAATTTCCGGATTGCGACAGCGACGAGGACGAAGAATTCAAGCAACAGGATAAAGAGCTAAAAGCTTGTATACCGTTCGCGGTTGTCGGCAGCTCGACAGTACTGGAGGTTGCAGGAAGAAAAGTCCGCGGCCGGCAATATCCGTGGGGCGTAGTGGAAG TCGAGAACCCGAAGCACAGTGACTTCGTCAAACTAAGGACGATGCTAATATCGACGCATATGCAGGATCTAAAGGACGTCACGCAGGACGTTCACTACGAGAATTTTCGGGCCCAATGTATTTCTCAAATTTCGCAGCAAGCGATCCGGGAACGGAG TAAATTGAAAAGAGATTCCGGACCGCATTTCGAGAACAGTATATCCGACACCGACCGGCTTCTTTTACAAAAGGACGAAGAG ataCGAAGGATGCAAGATATCCTGGCGCAGATGCAAGAGAAGCTCAAAGCGACCGGTCAAGTCGGCGGTGTCGGATTGAGGGGCCGTGTCGGCAGTCTCGGCAACGATTTAGATTCCGCGGACGTCGAGAAGAAACGGAATAGTATTATAGACGTTTGA
- the LOC126852949 gene encoding LOW QUALITY PROTEIN: uncharacterized protein LOC126852949 (The sequence of the model RefSeq protein was modified relative to this genomic sequence to represent the inferred CDS: deleted 1 base in 1 codon) encodes MMRARFLTCEINNSHLLSKHRAKSTVARIMEHSETKNMNNELQYMRPTKDIPGPKALPLLGNWFRFIPYIENYLTEHNFTSAYYLVIYSKKYANCLSAISFLAPLIRIKNGTSEYGMAYNMATQFRMLRDQYGDIVKLDGILGRPTTILLFSPELCEKMYRVEGKWPIRISMESLHYYRENRKNIYNDQLGLGTSQGKAWHDFRSKVNPHMMQLQAIVKYVAQISQVADEFVEKMRTLRDPKTLELPEDFKNELYKWALESICSIALDCRLGCLKSNLAADSEQQIMINCVHKMFDLMYRLDILPSLWRLYNTRNLKEFFRVIDTLNGIAIKHIDQAKMKLDGTTDNDANSHNRSILQKLLRLDKQIAHVMALDMLTAGIDTTGNTAGGLLYYIANNPEKQEKLREEVLSVLPDKTSLITYDILQQLRYAKACVKEALRLFPAAIGNLRTMPTDVCIGGYKIPAGMNVLACHALIAMEPTQFPRPQEYIPERWLRGNTEFPSAQKAHPFAYMPFGFGPRTCAGRRFAEMELETLLLAVIRNFRIEWHHEPLKYEMRYINTIESPMRFKLIDFMMHARSLICETNRLYLLSRLPHVRLAAACPVKHNGTKNANNELQHALPTKDIPGPKALPLLGNWFRFIPYIGEYGMYDVATQLRILRDRYGDIVKLDGVMNRRDCILLFSSKLCEKMYRVEGIWPMRIGMECLHHYRKNREHIYDKQYGLPTSTDKHRHSRCDRYIKGQTRTPSLVQKFVKIRETRAVETKDSCFRPRPNSLSPTIFLSIYLVSLSYLCFTIESTEYIQTATQGKLWHDFRSKVNPHMMQPQAIKAHVTQISDISSEFVKKMRALRDPETLQLPINFRNELYKWALESICSIALDCRLACLKSNLTADSEPQIMINCVHDIFDLAYRLEILPSLWKIYNTRNLKKFFRVQDTLNGIASKYIEQAKSKLRETTDNDANLDNQSVLEKLLRLDKQTAHVMALDMLTAGIDTTGSAAGAMLYYIANNPEKQEKLREEVMSLLPNKTSSITYKILNQTSYTKACIKESLRLFPIFIGNLRTMQTDVCIGGYKIPAGFDVIACHSLITTESTQFPRPHEYIPERWLRGNTEFPSAKQAHPFAYMPFGFGPRSCVGRRFAEMELQTLLLTVIRNFLIEWHHEPLKYESLLVNRLASPMQFKLIDL; translated from the exons ATGATGCGTGCTAGATTTCTCACTTGCGAGATTAATAATTCGCATTTGTTATCGAAACATCGTGCAAAATCGACCGTGGCCCGTATAATGGAACATAGCGAAACGAAGAATATGAACAACGAACTGCAGTACATGCGGCCGACCAAGGATATTCCCGGACCGAAAGCGTTGCCCTTGCTTGGCAATTGGTTCAGATTCATACCATATATAG AGAATTACTTGACGgaacataattttacatctgCATATTACCTTGTCATCTATTCCAAAAAATATGCCAATTGTTTGAGCGCAATATCTTTTCTCGCTCCattaattcgaataaaaaatggtACAAGTGAATACGGTATGGCATACAATATGGCAACGCAATTTCGGATGTTGCGTGACCAATACGGCGATATCGTCAAATTGGACGGTATACTAGGTCGTCCAACGactatcttattattttctccgGAACTATGCGAGAAGATGTATCGAGTAGAAGGCAAGTGGCCGATACGGATTAGCATGGAGAGTTTGCATTACTATcgcgaaaataga aaaaacatcTACAACGATCAATTGGGCCTCGGAACAAG CCAGGGCAAAGCGTGGCACGACTTTCGCTCGAAAGTCAATCCGCACATGATGCAACTGCAAGCGATCGTGAAGTACGTCGCGCAAATCAGCCAAGTGGCCGACGAATTCGTGGAGAAGATGCGAACGCTACGGGATCCTAAAACCTTAGAGTTGCCCGAGGATTTTAAAAACGAATTGTACAAATGGGCCTTAGAAT CAATATGTTCGATCGCGCTGGATTGTCGACTAGGGTGTTTAAAGTCTAATCTCGCCGCGGACTCGGAACaacaaataatgattaattgcgTGCATAAAATGTTCGATCTTATGTATCGCTTGGATATTTTGCCATCTCTGTGGCGGCTGTATAATACGCGGAATCTCAAGGAGTTCTTCCGTGTGATAGATACGCTTAATGG AATTGCCATTAAACACATCGATCAGGCTAAGATGAAGCTTGACGGAACAACGGATAATGACGCAAATTCGCATAATCGAAGTATATTGCAAAAACTTTTGCGTCTTGATAAACAAATAGCTCACGTCATGGCACTCGATATGTTGACAGCTGGTATTGATACG ACCGGTAACACAGCCGGCGGACTGCTATATTATATCGCGAATAATCCGGAGAAACAAGAAAAGCTACGAGAAGAAGTATTGTCTGTATTACCGGACAAAACGTCACTTATTACATACGACATTCTACAACAGTTAAGATATGCCAAGGCCTGCGTCAAAGAAGCCCTTCGACTGTTTCCTGCCGCTATCGGCAATCTCAGAACTATGCCAACGGATGTTTGCATTGGAGGATACAAGATACCAGCAGGA ATGAATGTTCTCGCCTGTCATGCATTGATTGCGATGGAGCCTACGCAGTTTCCGCGACCGCAAGAATACATTCCCGAGAGATGGTTACGAGGCAACACAGAGTTTCCATCAGCCCAGAAGGCGCATCCCTTTGCGTATATGCCCTTCGGATTTGGTCCTCGCACATGCGCCGGCCGACGATTCGCCGAAATGGAACTTGAGACATTGCTCTTGGCA GTCATACGAAATTTCCGGATCGAATGGCATCACGAACCGCTGAAGTACGAAATGCGATATATAAACACGATCGAGTCGCCGATGCGATTCAAGCTCATCGATTT TATGATGCATGCTAGATCTCTCATTTGCGAGACCAATCGCTTGTATTTGTTATCGAGATTACCTCACGTAAGATTGGCGGCGGCTTGTCCTGTCAAACATAATGGAACGAAGAATGCAAATAACGAACTGCAGCATGCGCTGCCGACCAAGGATATTCCCGGACCGAAAGCGTTGCCCTTGCTTGGCAATTGGTTCAGATTCATACCATATATAG GTGAATATGGTATGTATGATGTGGCAACGCAACTGCGGATTCTGCGTGATCGTTACGGTGATATCGTCAAACTGGACGGCGTAATGAATCGTCgagattgcattttattattctcatcgAAACTATGCGAGAAGATGTATCGAGTGGAAGGCATTTGGCCGATGCGAATTGGCATGGAGTGTCTACATCACTACCGCAAAAATAGGGAACACATTTACGATAAGCAATACGGTCTCCCAACAAG TACGGATAAACACAGGCATTCTCGATGTGATCGATATATCAAAGGTCAAACACGAACGCCGTCATTGGTACAAAAATTCGTGAAAATACGGGAAACACGAGCTGTCGAAACAAAAGATTCTTGTTTTCGTCCTCGTCctaattctctttctcccactatttttctatctatttatcttgTTAGTCTTTCCTATCTGTGTTTTACGATCGAGTCTACCGAGTATATACAAACTGCCAC tcaAGGTAAATTGTGGCATGACTTTCGTTCAAAAGTTAATCCGCACATGATGCAACCACAAGCGATCAAAGCGCATGTTACGCAGATCAGCGATATAAGCAGCGAGTTCGTGAAGAAGATGCGAGCGTTGCGAGATCCTGAAACCCTGCAGTTGCCGATCAATTTTAGAAACGAATTGTATAAATGGGCTTTAGAAT caatATGTTCGATCGCGCTGGATTGCCGACTAGCATGCTTAAAGTCTAATCTCACCGCGGATTCGGAACcgcaaataatgattaattgcgTGCACGACATATTCGATCTCGCGTATCGCTTGGAGATTCTACCGTCTCTATGGAAGATTTACAATACGCGAAATCTCAAGAAGTTCTTCCGTGTACAAGATACACTTAATGG AATAGCCAGTAAATACATCGAGCAGGCTAAATCGAAGCTCCGCGAAACAACGGACAATGACGCGAATCTGGATAACCAGAGTGTCCTAGAGAAACTTTTACGCCTTGACAAACAAACGGCTCACGTAATGGCGCTCGATATGTTGACGGCTGGTATTGATACG ACCGGTAGTGCAGCCGGCGCCATGCTGTATTACATCGCGAATAATCCAGAGAAACAGGAAAAATTGCGCGAAGAAGTAATGTCTCTGTTACCGAACAAAACATCATCCATTACGTATAAAATACTAAATCAGACAAGCTATACTAAGGCCTGCATCAAGGAATCTCTTCGACTGTTCCCGATTTTTATCGGCAATCTCAGAACCATGCAAACAGATGTTTGTATAGGAGGATACAAAATACCAGCAGGA TTTGATGTCATCGCCTGTCATTCACTAATCACGACCGAGTCTACGCAGTTTCCGCGACCGCACGAATATATTCCCGAGAGATGGTTGCGGGGCAACACGGAGTTTCCATCAGCCAAGCAGGCGCATCCCTTTGCATATATGCCTTTCGGATTTGGTCCTCGCAGCTGCGTCGGCCGACGATTCGCCGAAATGGAACTTCAGACATTGCTCTTGACA gtTATACGAAATTTCTTAATCGAATGGCATCACGAACCACTTAAATACGAGAGTCTACTTGTAAACAGGCTTGCGTCGCCGATGCAATTCAAACTCATCGATTTGTAA
- the LOC126852639 gene encoding activator of 90 kDa heat shock protein ATPase homolog 1, producing MAKWGEGDPRWIVEERPDATNVNNWHWTEKNACAWSQEKLKELFVNSEIKGDGVLCKITEMEKCEGEAVANNRKGKLIFFYEWNIVLKWTSKDKLNEKIEGKINIPNLSEENDISEVDIEITLKDSTDEGEKIKQFLHTKGKDAIREKLTKYVSSLKEEFTKGMILPKKDNVKENISNITSGFNIKMQMNTAVTQTNNRETVGCKISTTTIKQNIKFQCRAEEFYNVLSSIEMVQAFTRNPVKLETKKNGQFELFGGNIHGEFVEITPTKIVQKWRCKQWPSGHFSNVTIDICEKKDHTEVILTQTGVPLSEETSTKENWDRYYWDAIKRTFGFGYFM from the exons ATGGCAAAATGGGGAGAAGGTGATCCACGCTGGATTGTAGAAGAGAGGCCTGATGCAACTAATGTGAATAATTGGCATTG gACAGAGAAAAATGCCTGTGCATGGTCACAAGAAAAGCTGAAAGAACTTTTTGTAAATTCGGAAATCAAGGGAGATGGag tTTTATGTAAGATAACAGAAATGGAAAAATGCGAAGGTGAGGCAGTagcaaataatagaaaaggaaaacttatttttttttatgaatggaATATTGTACTTAAATGGACatcaaaagataaattaaatgagaaaattgagGGTAAAATTAACATCCCTAATCTTTCTGAAGAAAATGACATCAGCGAAGtagat attgaaattacattaaaagatAGTACAGATgaaggagaaaaaataaaacagttttTGCATACAAAGGGAAAGGATgctataagagaaaaattaacaaaatatgtatcttctttaaaagaag AATTTACGAAAGGAATGATACTTCccaaaaaagataatgtaaaagaaaatatctcaaatataacATCTGGTTTTAATATTAAG ATGCAGATGAATACTGCAGTTACACAAACAAACAATCGTGAAACAGTAGGATGTAAAATCTCGACTACTACAATTaagcaaaatattaagtttCAATGCAGGGCGGAAGAGTTTTACAATGTCCTCTCATCGATTGAg aTGGTACAAGCTTTTACGAGAAACCCAGTGAAATTagagacaaagaaaaatgGTCAATTCGAGCTCTTCGGTGGCAATATTCACGGCGAATTTGTGGAAATTACACCAACCAAGATTGTCCAAAAATGGCGTTGTAAACAATGGCCGTCCGGACATTTTAGTAACGTAACAATCGACATCTGCGAAAAGAAAGATCACACTGAAGTCATTTTAACACAAACTGGTGTCCCACTTAG CGAGGAGACCTCAACGAAGGAGAATTGGGATAGGTATTACTGGGACGCCATAAAACGTACCTTCGGTTTCGGATATTTTATGTGA